The Benincasa hispida cultivar B227 chromosome 11, ASM972705v1, whole genome shotgun sequence genome has a segment encoding these proteins:
- the LOC120089861 gene encoding reactive Intermediate Deaminase A, chloroplastic-like — protein MAWCAARTFHMPAFDVTALRSKTPLAVGVGCASVAGTTLWRSSSTSKRQMPFASLGISTDTSIKEAVQTDKAPAALGPYSQAIKANNLLFVSGCLGLNPETGKFVSDDVEDQTEQVLKNMGEILKAGGASYSSVVKTTIMLADLKDFKKVNEIYGKYFPSPSPARSTYQVAALPLDAKVEIECIATL, from the exons ATGGCTTGGTGTGCGGCTCGGACCTTTCACATGCCGGCGTTTGACGTCACTGCACTGCGCTCCAAGACTCCCTTAGCCGTGGGCGTCGGTTGCGCTTCGGTGGCCGGAACCACCTTGTGGCGATCTTCCTCAACTTCTAAGCGCCAAATGCCCTTCGCATCCCTAGGCATTTCCACCGATACTA GTATCAAGGAAGCTGTTCAGACTGACAAGGCTCCAGCGGCATTAGGGCCATATTCTCAGGCTATCAAAGCCAACAACCTTCTCTTTGTGTCTGGTTGCCTAGGTCTAAATCCTGAG ACAGGGAAATTTGTCTCAGATGATGTTGAAGACCAAACGGAGCAG GTTCTCAAAAATATGGGTGAAATATTGAAAGCTGGAGGTGCCAGCTATTCTTCTGTGGTTAAGACAACTATCAT GTTGGCTGATCTGAAGGACTTCAAGAAAGTTAATGAGATATATGGTAAAT ATTTTCCGTCGCCTTCTCCAGCTCGGTCAACATATCAGGTTGCAGCATTGCCTTTGGATGCTAAGGTCGAAATTGAGTGCATTGCTACACTTTGA